A region of the Apium graveolens cultivar Ventura chromosome 6, ASM990537v1, whole genome shotgun sequence genome:
CATCCAGGTAGAGCTTGTTATAGAAAGATCGGGGCTTGTTTCTTGTGTGGTAGCATGTCCCATAGGGCAAAGGATTGTACAGTGTCACGCAACACTGGTGGAGGAGGAGGTGGTAGTGGCAATGGCAATCAGCAGAATCATACAGCCAGATTGTTTGCATTGACTGCAAATCAGGCAGTAGCTAATTTAAGTACCGTTTCAGGAACACTTCTTATTGGTAAACGTGATTCTTTTGTGTTATTTGATACTGGTTTGACCCATTCTGTTGTGTCTCTATCATTTGTTCGTTATCTTGGCGTTGAACCTTCATTATCATATCCTCATATGTCTATTGCTAACTCGATGGGGAATTCTGTTATTATATCTGATGTATATCGAGAGTGTCTGATAGTTGTGGGAGATAGAAATTATAAGGTTAACTTGCTTCCAATGGAGATGCATGACTTTGACATTAT
Encoded here:
- the LOC141665737 gene encoding uncharacterized protein LOC141665737; translation: MIPVAHCATCGGRHPGRACYRKIGACFLCGSMSHRAKDCTVSRNTGGGGGGSGNGNQQNHTARLFALTANQAVANLSTVSGTLLIGKRDSFVLFDTGLTHSVVSLSFVRYLGVEPSLSYPHMSIANSMGNSVIISDVYRECLIVVGDRNYKDTSKDEPRIEDYPVGMEYEDVFPDELPSLPRHREVEFTIKLIPGAEPISQAPYQMEPLELQELKE